The genomic segment GAAAGGAAATACAATTGTGCCACTTCGTTTGTTTATAAATGACAGGGGTTTTGCGAAATTGGAAATCGCTTTGGCAAAAGGTAAACAAACACACGACAAACGTGAAGTTATAAAAGATCGCGACAATAAACGTGACTTGGCGAGAATTAAAAAGAGTTTTAATTCCTAATAACTATATCTTTAAACCATTTAGGTTTTAAAAACCTGAATGATCTTTTTAATAATCTTTATTTATGATTGCTTTCTTAAAACTTATTCGTTACAAAAACCTTTTAATGGTTTTATTAACGATGGTTTTAACGAAATATGCTTTCATTCATTCTTTTATTAAAAATAGTTATTTATCGAATTTAGAATTTATTTTTCTCACTTTATCTGTACTTTTAATAACTGCTGGAGGTTATATTATTAATGATATTTTTGATATTGAAGCCGATAAAATTAACAAACCAAATAAAGTTTTTGTTACTACTATAATATCCACAAAAAAAGCTTGGAATAGTTATTTCTTATTAAATTCATTAGGTTTTTTATTGGCTATTTATGTTTCAATTTCTAAACCTCTTTATGTATTTATATCTATTTTTTTTATCACCATTTTTGGCCTTTTTTTATATTCAAAGGTTTTAAAGAAAAAATTACTTATTGGTAATTTTATTATTTCGTGTTTTATTGCTTTAGTTATTTATATTATTTATCTCTATGACTTTAAGTATATTGAGTTTTGGCAATTAACACAAAAAGAACAAACTAATTCTATCTTATTTTTACAAATTTGGGTACCCGTAATTTCGTATTCATTTTTCGCTTTTCTAACAACATTAATAAGAGAAATTATAAAAGATATCGAAGATGTAGATGGAGATATAAAAATAAAAGCCAAGACTTTACCCATTTTATTTGGTAGAAAAAGAGCTTCTAAAGTCGCTTTTTTCTTTTGCTGTATCCTATTGGTTTTTCTACTAATTGTTCTGCAATTTATTAAAAGTGAAACCATTTTCTTAATCTATGGAATTGTGTTTATTCTCTTACCTTTCCTCTATTTTATGTATTTATTAATAAAAGCAGAAAAGAAAAAAGATTTTTCCAAATTAAGTAATTTAATGAAAGGAATTATGCTATTCGGAATTTTATCGATGTTATTATTTACGATAACTTAACAGTAAAATGTTCTCTCGATCTTATTCGAGAGGTTATAAATACTAAATAAATTTATAGGTTTCGACTCCGCTAAACCAGACAAAAACAATGTTAAAACAAAAACTAAAAAATTACAATATAATTCTCGCTTCAAAATCTCCAAGAAGACAGCAATTCTTCAAAGATTTAGATATCAATTTTACAATTCAATTAAAAGAAGTTGAAGAAATGTATCCGAAAGAATTAAAAGGAAAAGAAATTACAGAATATTTGGCAGATTTAAAGTCCAAGCCATTTATAGATTTGTCTAAAAAGGACCTTCTAATTACTTCAGACACCATTGTTTGGCTAGAAAACAAAATGTTAGGAAAACCAAAAGACGCAGCAGAAGCTTTTGGTATGTTACGCAGTTTATCAGGTAAAAATCACGAAGTAATTACCTCTATTAGCATAAAAAACAAGAATTTTCAAAAAATAATTACAGACATTACCACTGTTACATTTAAAGATTTAACTGATGAAGAAATTAATTATTACATAAAAAACTACAAACCTTTTGATAAAGCAGGCGCTTACGGAATTCAAGAATGGATTGGCTTTATAGCCATTGAAAACCTACAAGGAAGTTATTTTAATGTGGTTGGCTTGCCTGTTCACAAACTCTACAAAGAGCTAATAATTTTATAATTTTATAATTTTAACACCTTTAATCAATTTTTAAATACATAATTTTAAGACTTCCTCACAAACTGTTAAAAAGTCTTTTTTCTAAAACTTCTTTTCTCTTCTTTAAAGTGAAATAAAAGTTTATTTTTACGTCGAATTTTACAACACAACATTTTTATAAATTTATAATGAAAAAATACACATTCACAGAAAAAAAAGACACACGTTCTGGTTTTGGAGACGGTTTAACTGAATTAGGAAGAACAAACCCTAACGTAGTTGCTTTATGTGCAGATTTAATTGGCTCTTTAAAAATGGATCAATTTATTAAAGAAAATCCAGAAAGATTTTTCCAAGTTGGTATTGCAGAAGCAAATATGATTGGAATTGCTGCTGGTTTAACCATTGGTGGTAAAATTCCTTTTACTGGAACATTTGCAAACTTTTCTACTGGGCGTGTTTACGATCAAATTCGTCAATCTGTTGCATATTCTGGTAAAAATGTAAAAATATGTGCATCTCATGCAGGAGTTACTTTAGGTGAAGATGGAGCAACACACCAAATTTTAGAAGACATCGGTTTAATGAAAATGTTACCTGGAATGACCGTTATAAATCCTTGTGATTATAACCAAACAAAGGCAGCAACGATTGCCATTGCAGATTTTGATGGTCCTGTTTACTTGCGTTTTGGAAGACCAAAAGTACCTGTTTTTATGCCAGAAGATGCTAAATTTGAAATTGGTAAAGGAATTCAATTAACAGAAGGTACAGACGTAACAATTGTTGCTACAGGACATTTAGTTTGGGAATCTTTACAAGCTGCAGAAAAATTAGAAGCAGAAGGTATTTCTGTAGAAGTAATAAACATTCACACCATTAAACCATTAGATGAAGAAATTATCTTAAAATCTATTGCAAAAACGGGTTGTATTGTTACAGCAGAAGAGCATAACAAATTTGGAGGTTTAGGAGAAAGTGTTGCAAGATGTTTAGCATTAAATACCCCTACTCCACAAGAATTTGTGGCAACCAACGATACTTTTGGAGAGTCTGGAACTCCAGATCAATTAATGGCAAAATATGGTTTAGATGCAAATGCTGTAATAAAAGCTGTTAAAAAAGTAATTTCTAGAAAATAAATTCGTTTATAACAAAAATCCAATAAATAAATTTAAAAATTAAAATCATGAAAAAAGTAATTTTATTAATCTGTTTGACTTTTGCGTTTGCATTTAGCCAAACTTCGAATGCTCAAGTAGACTTTGGTCTAAAAGGAGGTGTAAACTACAATAATAACGGAGATGTTACATTTAAATCCGCTGGAAATGATGTAATAAAAGGAGCAAAATCTAAAGCGGGTTTCCACGCAGGAGTTTGGACTCGTTTTAAGATTCCAGTTGTTGGTTTATACTTAAGGCCAGAACTTGTATACACACAAGTAAAAAGTGAATATAACAACAATAACAATAGTACTACAAGTTATAAATTTAAGAAACTTGATGTACCTGTTTTATTAGGAAAGAAGTTTTTTGGAATTGCAAATGCATTTATCGGTCCTTCTTTTCAATATATTTTAGACGATAATTTTAAATTTGATGGCTTATCAGTAAAAGAGTTTGATAAATTTTCTGTAGGTTTACAAATGGGAGTTGGTGTTGAATTTGGAAGATTAGGTGTAGATGTTCGTTGGGAACGAGGATTATCGAGTTCGGAAGCTAAATTTGCCAATGTCTCAGTAGACAATAGAACGAATCAAATAATTTTTGGTCTTTCTTTAAAGTTGTAATTATTTAGAAATTTTATATTAAAAAAATGCTCTTGATTTCTCAAGAGCATTTTTTTTCTACAACTTTATTCATATTCAGTAATAACGTTATTATTATTAAAATCTCTTATAAATCTTTTTCTTATAACGTGAGAGTTTATTTAAGAAACAATATACAATTCTATTTTAGTGTATTGACGTATGTTTTGTTCTTTGTGTAATTTCGATGATAGGAGAAATCTCATAATTTGTAATTTGTGAGATTCCTCATTTTACGTCATCCGAGTAAAATTAATTTTTAAAACATATTTAAGAAACTTGCAATCAGTTAGTAGTACATCTAACTCACGTTAATTAACAAGATTTATTTGCTATCTTAATTTAAAAAAACACATATTTTAAAGATTTAATAAAACAAAAATGCTCTTGGTTTCCCAAGAGCATTTTCTATATAATTTATTCAATAAAATTTGAATTTTCTACTTTATATTCGGATTCAGATAATCTGGTAATTTAGGTTTTTCGGAATCACTAAAATCATTGGTAACATCTCCATCTCCATTTGCGTCTTCTTGTATTGATGGCTTTCCATCATTGTCATGATCAGTGTCTTTAACAAAATCTAAAAGTTCTACTTTAAAAACCAAAATTCGATCATAAGGTCTTTCACTTGGAGACCTACCAACAACATAATTTATAGATGGATATGCCAATCCACTTGGTATAAAAAGATAACCTTTACCCGTATTTTTATAAGTTATAGGTCCATTATTTGTAATATTTTCTCCACTCTTAAAAAAAGGAAAACCATTTGTCCAACCAGATATTGGCGATGGCGCTGAAATAACTGCATTAAAAGTTGGTGCTAAACTCCACCACGATTGATTTCCAACATCAAAAGGTTTATCTGTAATAAGTTTATTTTTTGATAAAAAAACTCCTGTTCTATTTACAAAAACAGAATCTAATTTCGTTGGATTACTTTTTTCAGAATTAGAAACTCCTTCTTCCGTTATATAAGCATATAAGGTATATTCAATTTCATTTTGAGTTACCTTCACTATTTTTAAATTATTGGAATCTTCAAAAATAGCAGTTTTGCCACTTTCTAAAGGTTTTAACAAATCTTCTGTAGCATCGTAATAGTTTGTTTTTAAAAACTTAACTATAGAATCGTTATCAGATAACGCCAAAGCTTTATAATCTACATCTGCAAAAGGGTTTACTAAAGCATTCCTATCATTATCACAAGAACTAAATATAACTAAAGCTACAATTAACAGTGCAAAGATATTTTTTATTTTATTCATTTTTAATCTATAATTTTAAGCGTGCAATTTACCATTTTTATACCTTTGTAAAAAGACAAACAGTATATTTTAACTTTTTTTATGAGGATAGATAAATATTTATGGTGTATTCGAGTTTTTAAAACAAGAAGTATCGCGACAACAGCTTGTAAAAAAGGGCAAGTTAAAATAGATAGCAACAACTTAAAACCTTCGAAAGAAGTCTTTGGAGGAGAATTAATAGTCGTTAGAAAAAACCAGATAAATTATCAAATTAAAGTCTTAGCTTTACCAGAAAGTAGAGTTGGTGCTAAATTAGTAGATCAATATAGAAAAGATGTTACACCTAAAGAAGAATTTGAAAAAACAGCATTATTAAAATTTGCCAAAGATTACTATCGTAAAAAAGGTACTGGAAGACCAACTAAAAAAGATAGAAGAGATATAGATAATTACCAAGAAGATACAACTGAAGAGATATGATAACTGTAACAAACATAATTTTAGACACCACACAAATTCAGCAAAAAATTAGAAGAATTGCGTATCAAATATATGAAAGTAACAGTGCCGAAAAAGAAGTTATAATTGCTGGTATTATAGGGAATGGTTATATTTTTGCAGAAAAAATTGTCGCTATTTTAAAAGAAATATCTCCTTTAAAAGTAACCATTTGTGAAGTGCAAATAAATAAGAAAAAACCTTTAGAAAAAGTAACCACTTCCTTAGAAATTAAAAATTATAAAAATAAATCTTTGGTTTTGGTAGATGATGTTTTAAACTCTGGAACGACTTTAATTTACGGTATAAAACACTTTTTAGATGTTCCTTTGAAAAGATTTAAAACAGCTGTTTTAGTGAATAGAAATCATAAAAAATATCCTGTTAAAGCAGATTTTAAAGGAATTTCTTTATCAACCTCTATAAAAGAACATATTCATGTAGAGTTTACAAAAAAAGAAGCAAAAGCGTATTTAGTGTAGCAAAATTCTTAGTTCTGTAACAATTTCAGAAACTTCTTTACCATCAGTAATAATAGAATAATTTGCTTGTTCGTAGAAAAACCTACGTTCAAATAAATGTTTTGCAACAAATTCAGTAATTTTTTCATTTTCCAAATTTGCAACTAAAGGTCTTTCTCTTTTTTCTTTTACCAATCTTTCTACCAAAGTATTTATAGATGCCTTAATATAAACCGATTTTACATTAGTATTTAAAATAACCTCCATATTATTTGCATAACAAGGTGTTCCTCCACCCAAAGAAAGCACAAATTTTTCATCAGAATTTAAAATTTCTTTCAAATATTTGTGCTCAATTGTTCTAAAATAAATTTCTCCTTTGGTTTTAAATATTTCAGAAATACTCATTTTCTCTTTCTCGGAAATATAATTATCCAAGTCTATAAAATTAAGATACAGCTTCTTAGCTAACTTTTTTCCAATAGTAGATTTACCAGAAGCCATATACCCCAAAAGTACAATTTTCATTAAATTTAATTTTTAGCAAATATCGTTAAAAATTTTTCAAAATTATGCCAATAATTCCAATGATTGATAGTATATTTGCAACCGATTAAAAAGACCTGGTAGCTCAGTTGGTAGAGCATCTCCCTTTTAAGGAGAGGGTCCTGGGTTCGAGCCCCAGCCCGGTCACAAAGAAAAAGTTAAGCTAACGCTTGGCTTTTTTGCTTTAAAATAATGCGCACGTGGCGAAATTGGTAGACGCGCAGCCTTGAGGGGGCTGTGAACGCAAGTTCGTGGAAGTTCGAGTCTTCTCGTGCGCACTTTTAAACTTTATAACTCTTTTTCTTTATTTTTTACTTCTTTCACAAATAATTAACCAAAGTATAATGGATTATTATTAATATTGCAATATGCAAAAGTTACTATTTATTTTATGCTTATTCCTGTCTTTAAGCACATTTTCTCAAAAAGACAGCTTACAAATTAAAGTGTTAAAAGGTCAGGTTGTTCATGCAGAAACTAAAAAAGCGTTGAGTGCCGCACATATTTTAAATTTAAATACGGTTAGTGGAACCATTACCAACGAAAAAGGTTTTTTTGAGTTACCAACAAGAGTTAATGATACAATTTTAGTTTCTTTCTTAGGATATTCTTCTATAAAATTAAAAATTACAAACGATTTATTAAGAGGTAATGAACTTGAAATTGCGTTATTTGAAAAACCAGAAGAAGTTAAAGAAGTAGTAATAAAATCTACAAAATTAATTGGTGTTTTAGAAATTGATGTAAAACAAGTGCCAAAAGATCGTTTTACAAGAATACATATTAATGGGCTACCACAAACTTACGAAGTTGGTAAGCCAAGAGCCAAAGACTTCTCCTCTCCTATTGCTGCACTGTTTCAACCAGTAGATTTTCTCTATAATCTCTTTGGAGATAAACCAAAGCAATTAAAGAAGCTTAAAAAATTAAAAAAAGAAGACGATTTACGTAAAATGCTAGCTGGTAAATTCGACAGAGAAGTAATGATGGAGTATTTAGAAATGGACAGGCAAGAACTTTCCGATTTGTTAACGGACTGTAATTACTCTGCTTATTTTATTAAAAAAGCTTCTGATTTACAATTAATTGAAGCCATTTTAGATTGCTACGAAAATTATAAAGCACAAAAGAAAGGAAAAATTGAAAGAAATAAAATTCCTGATAAGAATTAGATTTTATTATCATTATTTATAAACTTGTTCTAATTTTAAAAGAGAACAAGACTACAAAAAATTATAGAACTTTAAACAGTACGTTATTAAGATAATTTTGATAAAAATATTTATTAGATTTAAACTGTTTTTAGTTAAATTGAAAAAGGTCAGAAGCATAACTCCCGACCTTAATCAACTATTAAAAACTAACTAAATAACTAAAATACAGTTGTAATGTATTTGTAATTATATTTTCTCCTTGTATTCCAAGTATGTCTTTTAGATTGAATTGTTTCAAAGGAATTTGATTTTTTGTTTTCTCTTTCTAAGGTTTGTGATGATTTCATAATTATAATGTTTAATATGTTTTATTTCTAATTTTGTTACATCCATAAGACGCAACAAAATCTAATTAGTTACACTATATTTTTTGTTTAACACAATTTTGGCAAACCTCCTTAAAAGTTTGTTAAACAAAAAAAATCTAGCCGAAGCTAGATTTTTAGATATCAAAAAGTTCTAAGTTTTATTGATTTCCCAAGATAATTGGTAAACCATCTTTTCCAGAACCAATTACAATAACTTTACTATTAGAAGATTTAGACAACTCTAAAGTAGCATCTATACCTTTTTCTTGTAAAATTTTATCGGTTAAAGAAGCACTTAAAATCTTGTTCGCAATTGCTTTACCTTCTGCATCAATTTTTTGTCTTTCTGCCTCTTTTTTGGCTTTTGCTAGTCTAAATTCATATTCTAAAGATTCTTGTTCTTGTTTTAATTTTGTTTCAATGGCAGTTCTAATCGTAGTTGGCAGTTTCACGTCTTCTACCAAAACTCTTTTTACAGATAAAAACTGACCTTTTAGTATATTTTGTACTTCGTCTAAGATTTCTTGCTCAATTACGTCTCTCTTACTCGAATATAATTGCTCTGGTGTGTAACGACCTACAACGCTTCTTGCAGCCGCATTTATGGCTGGGTCCAATAATTCGCGTTCGTAATCTTCTCCTTTGGTTTTAATTAAAGAACCTAAATTAGCAAATTCTGGTTCGTACCAAATGGTTCCATTTACTTTAACTTCTAAACCGTTTACAGAAAGCACATTCATTTCATCGGAAATCGATTGCTGACGCACTTTTCTTATAATCATCTTATTCCAAGGTAACATTAAATGAAACCCTTCTCCATACGTTTTTTCTGTATCTATACCATCTCCTAAGGTTTCAAAAATAACGCCTCCTTCTCCAGGTCCAATAGTTACTGTAGATTTTGAAAATATAATTACAGCGATTACTGCTATAATAATAAAAAGAACACCACCTTTTGGGAAGCTAAGTTCTGGTTGTCTTGTTGCCATGTTTATTTGTTTTTTATAATTTTATCAAATTTACGATTAAAACTTATTAAACACAATCTATATAGCCACAATCTTCGTTTGCTAATTCTAACTCTAAAGTTATGTGTTCTAAATGAAAATCGCCATGCAAAATTTTTCTTACTTCTTTTTTTAGGATTATTTTTTCTTCATTATTTAGCGATTCTTCAATAATTAAATGAGCCGTAAACACATTATACTCTCCATCCATAGACCATAAATGGCAATCATGTATGTTTTTTATTTTTTTATGCTGAAGGATTTTCGTTTGAATTGCATCCACAGAAATTTCCATTGGAGCACCTTGTAAAATAATTCTTATGCTTTCTTTT from the Polaribacter cellanae genome contains:
- a CDS encoding transketolase family protein, which gives rise to MKKYTFTEKKDTRSGFGDGLTELGRTNPNVVALCADLIGSLKMDQFIKENPERFFQVGIAEANMIGIAAGLTIGGKIPFTGTFANFSTGRVYDQIRQSVAYSGKNVKICASHAGVTLGEDGATHQILEDIGLMKMLPGMTVINPCDYNQTKAATIAIADFDGPVYLRFGRPKVPVFMPEDAKFEIGKGIQLTEGTDVTIVATGHLVWESLQAAEKLEAEGISVEVINIHTIKPLDEEIILKSIAKTGCIVTAEEHNKFGGLGESVARCLALNTPTPQEFVATNDTFGESGTPDQLMAKYGLDANAVIKAVKKVISRK
- a CDS encoding prohibitin family protein; translation: MATRQPELSFPKGGVLFIIIAVIAVIIFSKSTVTIGPGEGGVIFETLGDGIDTEKTYGEGFHLMLPWNKMIIRKVRQQSISDEMNVLSVNGLEVKVNGTIWYEPEFANLGSLIKTKGEDYERELLDPAINAAARSVVGRYTPEQLYSSKRDVIEQEILDEVQNILKGQFLSVKRVLVEDVKLPTTIRTAIETKLKQEQESLEYEFRLAKAKKEAERQKIDAEGKAIANKILSASLTDKILQEKGIDATLELSKSSNSKVIVIGSGKDGLPIILGNQ
- a CDS encoding FKBP-type peptidyl-prolyl cis-trans isomerase; the protein is MNKIKNIFALLIVALVIFSSCDNDRNALVNPFADVDYKALALSDNDSIVKFLKTNYYDATEDLLKPLESGKTAIFEDSNNLKIVKVTQNEIEYTLYAYITEEGVSNSEKSNPTKLDSVFVNRTGVFLSKNKLITDKPFDVGNQSWWSLAPTFNAVISAPSPISGWTNGFPFFKSGENITNNGPITYKNTGKGYLFIPSGLAYPSINYVVGRSPSERPYDRILVFKVELLDFVKDTDHDNDGKPSIQEDANGDGDVTNDFSDSEKPKLPDYLNPNIK
- a CDS encoding Maf family nucleotide pyrophosphatase, yielding MLKQKLKNYNIILASKSPRRQQFFKDLDINFTIQLKEVEEMYPKELKGKEITEYLADLKSKPFIDLSKKDLLITSDTIVWLENKMLGKPKDAAEAFGMLRSLSGKNHEVITSISIKNKNFQKIITDITTVTFKDLTDEEINYYIKNYKPFDKAGAYGIQEWIGFIAIENLQGSYFNVVGLPVHKLYKELIIL
- a CDS encoding porin family protein, with protein sequence MKKVILLICLTFAFAFSQTSNAQVDFGLKGGVNYNNNGDVTFKSAGNDVIKGAKSKAGFHAGVWTRFKIPVVGLYLRPELVYTQVKSEYNNNNNSTTSYKFKKLDVPVLLGKKFFGIANAFIGPSFQYILDDNFKFDGLSVKEFDKFSVGLQMGVGVEFGRLGVDVRWERGLSSSEAKFANVSVDNRTNQIIFGLSLKL
- a CDS encoding shikimate kinase, translating into MKIVLLGYMASGKSTIGKKLAKKLYLNFIDLDNYISEKEKMSISEIFKTKGEIYFRTIEHKYLKEILNSDEKFVLSLGGGTPCYANNMEVILNTNVKSVYIKASINTLVERLVKEKRERPLVANLENEKITEFVAKHLFERRFFYEQANYSIITDGKEVSEIVTELRILLH
- a CDS encoding RNA-binding S4 domain-containing protein, which translates into the protein MRIDKYLWCIRVFKTRSIATTACKKGQVKIDSNNLKPSKEVFGGELIVVRKNQINYQIKVLALPESRVGAKLVDQYRKDVTPKEEFEKTALLKFAKDYYRKKGTGRPTKKDRRDIDNYQEDTTEEI
- a CDS encoding geranylgeranylglycerol-phosphate geranylgeranyltransferase: MIAFLKLIRYKNLLMVLLTMVLTKYAFIHSFIKNSYLSNLEFIFLTLSVLLITAGGYIINDIFDIEADKINKPNKVFVTTIISTKKAWNSYFLLNSLGFLLAIYVSISKPLYVFISIFFITIFGLFLYSKVLKKKLLIGNFIISCFIALVIYIIYLYDFKYIEFWQLTQKEQTNSILFLQIWVPVISYSFFAFLTTLIREIIKDIEDVDGDIKIKAKTLPILFGRKRASKVAFFFCCILLVFLLIVLQFIKSETIFLIYGIVFILLPFLYFMYLLIKAEKKKDFSKLSNLMKGIMLFGILSMLLFTIT
- a CDS encoding carboxypeptidase-like regulatory domain-containing protein; its protein translation is MQKLLFILCLFLSLSTFSQKDSLQIKVLKGQVVHAETKKALSAAHILNLNTVSGTITNEKGFFELPTRVNDTILVSFLGYSSIKLKITNDLLRGNELEIALFEKPEEVKEVVIKSTKLIGVLEIDVKQVPKDRFTRIHINGLPQTYEVGKPRAKDFSSPIAALFQPVDFLYNLFGDKPKQLKKLKKLKKEDDLRKMLAGKFDREVMMEYLEMDRQELSDLLTDCNYSAYFIKKASDLQLIEAILDCYENYKAQKKGKIERNKIPDKN
- a CDS encoding phosphoribosyltransferase family protein, producing MITVTNIILDTTQIQQKIRRIAYQIYESNSAEKEVIIAGIIGNGYIFAEKIVAILKEISPLKVTICEVQINKKKPLEKVTTSLEIKNYKNKSLVLVDDVLNSGTTLIYGIKHFLDVPLKRFKTAVLVNRNHKKYPVKADFKGISLSTSIKEHIHVEFTKKEAKAYLV